A window of the Polypterus senegalus isolate Bchr_013 chromosome 4, ASM1683550v1, whole genome shotgun sequence genome harbors these coding sequences:
- the LOC120528269 gene encoding zona pellucida sperm-binding protein 4-like — MACLHCWCLFWLCVAGAQYVFAASGDVTKKCDEDKAMTLSFDGSPSVFLRKGIDGLVKVTKDLPGIVLRVKSGRTTLTVPFSSRYGYVAEEPSQYVVLIAFGRPSNLKMFTCPKPARRSGSVAERCAVAAGEKLPCGGSSFITQADCEANNCCYDLSSSTSPCYYGNDVTVQCTLDGQFVVVVSEKVTLPPLDLGSLQLVDSSSIGCSPVTSLSSFVVYQFPVSACGSTVQLAGGNVTYQNTMSAAIAVRSGPEGSITRDSVYKLFFQCTYSGSQDVQVEAEVYTVAPPLPVVEQGPFDLELVIATDSSYGSYYVDADYPVTKTLRDPVALEVHIVNRTDPNLVLTLGDCWVTPGPSASSQPQWSLLVNGCPYTGDNYLTSLVTVDSTSGVAYPSHYKRFVFEMFAFVDPVARQALAEKIFIYCVAAACYPSATDPCTQSCPTRRSGRAVDKLARIGSSRKNVLLHSGPVVIEAEQMQISTMKQEAPLTTGYLVLGTAAAMLMVVLILAVVAVRRMNSQKLNLKL; from the exons ATGGCGTGTTTGCATTGTTGGTGTCTTTTCTGGTTGTGCGTGGCGGGCGCTCAGTATGTCTTTGCGGCGTCAGGAGACGTGACTAAGAAATGCGATGAGGACAAGGCGATGACGCTGTCATTTGATGGCTCTCCGAGCGTTTTTCTCCGGA aggGGATTGACGGACTGGTAAAGGTGACCAAAGATCTCCCAGGAATCGTCCTCCGTGTGAAGTCTGGCCGCACCACACTAACGGTGCCCTTTTCTTCCCGGTACGGTTACGTGGCTGAGGAG CCTTCCCAGTATGTTGTGCTCATTGCCTTTGGACGTCCATCTAATTTGAAGATGTTCACATGCCCTAAACCAG CTCGCCGATCTGGGAGTGTTGCTGAGAGATGTGCAGTTGCAGCTGGTGAGAAGCTCCCTTGTGGAGGGTCTTCATTCATCACTCAAGCAGACTGTGAAGCCAACAACTGTTGCTACGATTTGAGCAGCAGCACCAGTCCATGTTACTATGGCAATGATG TGACTGTGCAGTGCACCCTTGATGGccagtttgtggtggtggtgtctgAGAAGGTGACCCTTCCTCCCTTGGATCTTGGGTCCCTCCAGTTGGTGGACAGCAGTTCCATTGGCTGCAGTCCTGTGACCAGCCTGTCCAGCTTTGTTGTGTACCAGTTTCCAGTCAGTGCCTGTGGTAGCACAGTTCAG CTGGCTGGTGGCAATGTGACTTACCAGAACACCATGTCTGCTGCCATCGCTGTGAGGAGTGGTCCAGAGGGCTCCATCACCAGGGACAGTGTCTACAA gttattcttccagtgcacctactcaggaagccaggatgtgcaagtggaggctgaggtgtatactgtggcgccacctcttccagtagtagaGCAAGGGCCATTTGACCTGGAATTGGTCATTGCAACAG ATTCCTCCTATGGCTCCTACTATGTGGATGCTGACTACCCAGTGACCAAAACTCTGCGGGATCCTGTGGCTTTGGAAGTGCACATCGTGAACAGGACTGACCCTAACCTTGTGCTGACTCTTGGGGACTGTTGGGTCACCCCAGGACCTTCTGCTTCTAGTCAGCCCCAGTGGAGCCTTCTGGTGAATGG GTGCCCATACACGGGAGACAACTATTTGACCAGCTTGGTGACTGtggacagcacatctggagtggcctacccaagtcattacaagagatttgtgtttgagatgtttgcttttgtggACCCTGTAGCTCGGCAAGCCTTGGCTGAAAAG atcttcatctactgtgttgCTGCTGCCTGCTATCCCTCTGCCACAGACCCCTGTACTCAGAGCTGCCCTACAAGAA GATCTGGCAGAGCTGTAGATAAGTTGGCACGAATTGGTTCATCTAGGAAGAATGTGCTCCTTCACAGTGGTCCTGTCGTTATTGAGGCTGAACAGATGCAAATATCCACAATGAAGCAGGAAG CTCCTCTTACTACTGGATACCTGGTACTGGGCACTGCAGCTGCCATGTTGATGGTGGTCCTGATTTTGGCTGTAGTTGCTGTGAGGAGGATGAACAGTCAAAAATTGAATCTGAAACTTTAA
- the LOC120528257 gene encoding zona pellucida sperm-binding protein 4-like has product MARLSCWCLFWLCVSGAQFVFAALGNVIKTCDEDKAMTLSFEGSTTVFLQKTIGGVQLVKVTKDLPGIVLRVKSGRTTLTVPFSSRYGYVVDERSQYIVVIAVGRPSNLKMFTCHKPDHRSWIVAERCAVTASEKLPCGGSSSITQADCEAKNCCYDSSSSTSPCYYANDVTVQCTLDGQFVVVVSENVTLPPLDLGSIQLVDSSSPSCSPVTSLSSFVMYQFPVSACGSTVQLSGGNVTYQNTMSAAITVRTGPEGSITRDSVYKLFFQCTYVGSQDVQVEAEVYTVAPPLPVVQQGPFDLELVIATDSTYGSYYVDADYPVIKTLRDPVAVEVHIVNRTDPNLVLTLGDCWVTPGPSASSQPQWSLLVNGCPYTGDNYLTSLVTVDSTSGVAYPSHYKRFVFEMFAFVDPVAQQALVEKIFIYCVAAACYPSATDPCTQSCPARRSGRAVDKLAHNASFRKNVLLHSGPVIMEADHVQTSRLEQKAPLQTGYLVLGAAAAMLMLVLVLAVVAMRRLNWQKVNLKF; this is encoded by the exons ATGGCGCGTTTGAGTTGTTGGTGTCTTTTCTGGTTGTGCGTGTCGGGTGCTCAGTTTGTGTTTGCCGCCTTAGGAAATGTGATTAAGACGTGTGACGAGGACAAGGCGATGACGCTGTCATTTGAAGGCTCTACGACCGTTTTTCTCCAGA AGACGATTGGCGGAGTGCAACTGGTAAAGGTGACCAAAGACCTTCCAGGAATCGTCCTCCGTGTGAAGTCTGGCCGCACCACACTAACGGTGCCCTTTTCTTCCCGGTATGGTTACGTGGTAGATGAG CGTTCCCAGTATATCGTGGTCATTGCCGTTGGACGTCCCTCTAATTTGAAGATGTTCACATGCCATAAGCCAG ATCACCGATCTTGGATTGTTGCTGAGAGATGTGCAGTTACAGCCAGTGAGAAGCTCCCTTGTGGAGGGTCTTCATCCATCACTCAAGCAGACTGTGAAGCCAAAAACTGTTGCTATGATTCCAGCAGCAGCACCAGTCCATGCTACTATGCCAATGATG tgactgtgcagtgcaccctggatggccagtttgtggtggtggtgtctgAGAATGTGACCCTTCCTCCCCTGGATCTTGGGTCCATCCAGTTGGTGGACAGCAGTTCCCCCAGCTGCAGCCCTGTGACCAGCCTGTCAAGCTTTGTCATGTACCAGTTTCCAGTTAGTGCCTGTGGTAGCACAGTCCAG CTGTCTGGTGGCAATGTGACTTACCAGAACACCATGTCTGCTGCCATCACTGTGAGGACTGGTCCAGAGGGCTCCATCACCAGGGACAGTGTCTACAA gttattcttccagtgcacctacgtgggaagccaggatgtgcaagtggaggctgaggtgtatactgtggcgccacctcttccagtagtaCAGCAAGGGCCATTTGACCTGGAATTGGTCATTGCAACAG ATTCCACCTATGGCTCCTACTATGTGGATGCTGACTACCCGGTGATCAAAACTCTGAGGGATCCTGTGGCTGTGGAAGTGCACATCGTGAACAGGACTGACCCTAACCTTGTGCTGACTCTTGGGGACTGCTGGGTCACCCCAGGACCTTCTGCTTCCAGCCAGCCCCAGTGGAGCCTGCTGGTGAATGG GTGCCCATACACAGGAGACAACTATTTGACCAGCTTGGTGACTGTGGATAGCACCTCTGGAGTGGCCTACCCAAGTCATTACAAGAGATTTGTGTTtgagatgtttgcttttgtggATCCTGTAGCTCAGCAAGCCTTGGTTGAAAAG atcttcatctactgtgttgCTGCTGCCTGCTATCCCTCTGCCACAGACCCCTGTACTCAGAGCTGCCCTGCAAGAA GATCTGGCAGAGCTGTAGACAAGTTGGCCCATAATGCTTCGTTCAGGAAGAATGTGCTCCTTCACAGTGGTCCTGTGATCATGGAGGCTGACCATGTGCAGACATCTAGACTAGAGCAGAAAG CCCCTCTTCAAACTGGATACCTTGTGCTGGGAGCTGCAGCTGCCATGTTGATGCTTGTGCTGGTTTTGGCTGTAGTTGCTATGAGGAGGCTGAACTGGCAGAAAGTGaatctgaaattttaa
- the LOC120528925 gene encoding zona pellucida sperm-binding protein 4-like: MLSSGSRSGSVAERCAVAAGEKLPCGGSSFITQADCEANNCCYDLSSSTSPCYYGNDVTVQCTLDGQFVVVVSEKVTLPPLDLGSLQLVDSSSIGCSPVTSLSSFVVYQFPVSACGSTVQLAGGNVTYQNTMSAAIAVRSGPEGSITRDSVYKLFFQCTYSGSQDVQVEAEVYTVAPPLPVVEQGPFDLELVIATDSSYGSYYVDADYPVTKTLRDPVALEVHIVNRTDPNLVLTLGDCWVTPGPSASSQPQWSLLVNGCPYTGDNYLTSLVTVDSTSGVAYPSHYKRFVFEMFAFVDPVARQALAEKIFIYCVAAACYPSATDPCTQSCPTRRSGRAVDKLEELVHLGRMCSFTVVLSLLRLNRCKYPQ, from the exons ATGCTTTCTTCTGG CTCGCGATCTGGGAGTGTTGCTGAGAGATGTGCAGTTGCAGCTGGTGAGAAGCTCCCTTGTGGAGGGTCTTCATTCATCACTCAAGCAGACTGTGAAGCCAACAACTGTTGCTACGATTTGAGCAGCAGCACCAGTCCATGTTACTATGGCAATGATG TGACTGTGCAGTGCACCCTTGATGGccagtttgtggtggtggtgtctgAGAAGGTGACCCTTCCTCCCTTGGATCTTGGGTCCCTCCAGTTGGTGGACAGCAGTTCCATTGGCTGCAGTCCTGTGACCAGCCTGTCCAGCTTTGTTGTGTACCAGTTTCCAGTCAGTGCCTGTGGTAGCACAGTTCAG CTGGCTGGTGGCAATGTGACTTACCAGAACACCATGTCTGCTGCCATCGCTGTGAGGAGTGGTCCAGAGGGCTCCATCACCAGGGACAGTGTCTACAA gttattcttccagtgcacctactcaggaagccaggatgtgcaagtggaggctgaggtgtatactgtggcgccacctcttccagtagtagaGCAAGGGCCATTTGACCTGGAATTGGTCATTGCAACAG ATTCCTCCTATGGCTCCTACTATGTGGATGCTGACTACCCAGTGACCAAAACTCTGCGGGATCCTGTGGCTTTGGAAGTGCACATCGTGAACAGGACTGACCCTAACCTTGTGCTGACTCTTGGGGACTGTTGGGTCACCCCAGGACCTTCTGCTTCTAGTCAGCCCCAGTGGAGCCTTCTGGTGAATGG GTGCCCATACACGGGAGACAACTATTTGACCAGCTTGGTGACTGtggacagcacatctggagtggcctacccaagtcattacaagagatttgtgtttgagatgtttgcttttgtggACCCTGTAGCTCGGCAAGCCTTGGCTGAAAAG atcttcatctactgtgttgCTGCTGCCTGCTATCCCTCTGCCACAGACCCCTGTACTCAGAGCTGCCCTACAAGAA GATCTGGCAGAGCTGTAGATAAGTTGGAAGAATTGGTTCATCTAGGAAGAATGTGCTCCTTCACAGTGGTCCTGTCGTTATTGAGGCTGAACAGATGCAAATATCCACAATGA